One part of the Lycium ferocissimum isolate CSIRO_LF1 chromosome 8, AGI_CSIRO_Lferr_CH_V1, whole genome shotgun sequence genome encodes these proteins:
- the LOC132068093 gene encoding F-box protein At5g07610-like: MEESHIHKRLAVISGVNVIAGNIDLLSEILLRLPARSLIRFSLTCKLWFYIITGTQFRLSHCRTLALSNALPYSGVYFYNSLTNLQKIDSVPLTGNVTNLPPVPLLDQMAAKTGYPVKVTQSCNGLLMCVISSRTEVSDLKLGFVCNPAKNEYHPLPSPYDKNYEVVYGYNLIFDPSEPPYYKVFCIKRLGTTFRGFSFGSTDLEVSVYVPGTESWRSCCRFYVDYTTRFDCGVFWNGAIHWIGEYSSVHFDAKSEEVVIKNMPPRPQGDFTEKIRYFGEWGGHLHLIQVQTRYAKRFNVLELDKDTWKWSAKYHVHLARLISAFPEMIKQTPYGIHYAFSILSVIRGENEEDSVLLLTIPGKVVAYNLVRKTTKVVRELPGEVANTLHFNHVSAYKYTESLFPVREWSNTKKWCSYQRLARTSPSGKGYLFGTSSEDLFEK, translated from the coding sequence ATGGAGGAGAGCCACATACATAAAAGACTTGCTGTTATTTCAGGGGTGAATGTCATAGCCGGAAATATTGACCTTTTATCTGAAATTCTTCTTCGTTTGCCAGCAAGATCTCTCATCAGGTTCAGTCTAACATGCAAGCTTTGGTTCTACATCATTACTGGTACACAGTTTAGGCTTAGTCATTGTCGTACTCTTGCATTATCCAATGCCCTCCCCTACTCCGGGGTCTACTTTTATAATTCTCTAACCAATCTCCAAAAAATTGACTCCGTCCCGCTGACTGGTAATGTAACAAACCTCCCTCCTGTTCCACTCCTTGACCAAATGGCTGCAAAAACAGGATATCCAGTCAAGGTTACACAATCTTGCAATGGCCTGTTAATGTGCGTGATCAGCAGCAGAACTGAAGTATCTGATCTCAAACTTGGTTTTGTTTGCAACCCTGCAAAGAACGAGTATCATCCGTTGCCAAGCCCTTATGACAAGAATTATGAAGTGGTTTATGGATATAATCTGATATTTGATCCTTCAGAACCACCTTATTACAAAGTTTTTTGTATAAAGCGTTTGGGTACTACTTTTCGGGGTTTCTCTTTTGGCTCAACAGATCTCGAAGTGAGTGTGTATGTGCCAGGTACCGAGTCATGGAGATCTTGTTGTCGTTTCTATGTAGACTATACTACGCGTTTCGACTGTGGGGTGTTTTGGAATGGTGCAATACACTGGATTGGTGAATACTCTTCTGTTCACTTTGATGCTAAATCAGAGGAAGTTGTTATTAAAAATATGCCACCTAGACCCCAGGGAGATTTTACCGAAAAGATTAGGTATTTTGGGGAATGGGGTGGCCATTTGCATCTTATTCAGGTTCAGACCCGATACGCCAAGAGATTCAATGTGCTTGAATTAGATAAAGATACGTGGAAGTGGTCAGCTAAGTATCATGTTCATCTTGCTCGGTTAATTTCAGCATTTCCTGAGATGATTAAGCAAACACCATATGGCATACACTATGCATTTTCCATTTTGTCTGTGATTCGAGGGGAGAACGAAGAAGATTCAGTCCTTTTGCTAACTATTCCGGGGAAGGTGGTCGCCTACAACTTAGTGCGTAAAACTACTAAAGTAGTCCGCGAGTTGCCTGGTGAAGTAGCTAATACTTTACACTTTAATCATGTCAGCGCTTATAAGTATACTGAAAGTTTGTTTCCGGTTAGAGAGTGGAGTAATACTAAAAAATGGTGCTCTTATCAGCGGCTTGCAAGGACTTCTCCTTCTGGAAAAGGTTATCTCTTCGGTACTTCAAGTGAAGACTTATTTGAAAAGTAA